The sequence AAGATATCAACAAGACTTCAACTACTGGGAATGAAGAAAGAGTGTCTGGGTATACACggtcacagtgacacacaaagatCTCAaagaaataaattattaattaattatctatagCCTGTACTGGAAGTTCTCGGCAATCGCTCTCTGGCACTATTTCAAATATTGATACAACTATGACTGTAGCTATTAGCCGGCTGTGCCAGCTCTGCCAACATGGTAAGAACCAAACCCTGTGGGGGCATGGTCATCACATGGCCACAAAATCAATACATAAAATCAAAACCACAAATTGAAGCGAGAGCACACGCAAATATATGTTACACATGCAGTGATACCCACCACTGTGTACTGATAGTACTTCGTACTGGGTATCCAACAAATCACTTGTACCAACGGCTTCGAGACCCGACCTGTTTGTATAAGTGGCACTCTACTGTAGTCTATTAGGGAGATTTATGCAAGTGCATGTCACGTAactaatttactaattaacacagagacaggcaggcagacagacagacagacagacagacagacagacaagcagacaaacaaacagggaGGCCCGACTTACTCAGTACCCAATTTTTCCTCATTAGACTTATAGCCTGTTTACACGGGCACGCATAGCGAGCCTTGCCAAGCCACGCCAGCTCGTGCCAGtccagtattccagcccgcgtttacacgacacactccgtagaaggaagccaatgcgtgtcacTAACATGTGTTAGTTccttgagcttgacatagctctcgttagctcacgtttgcaacggACAGAGGTCAAGTTGCTCGCGTTTTTTCTCTATGgttttacaacagtcatatccaGAATGCATAGGACATATACGAGACGTCGTAGGTCTATCACCAGGCGACTGTTGCGCACATGCAGCAATGGAGTTCAAACgctaaacttcttgctcatcttaGTCGCTCCCTAACAAAGTCTTCGTCTAGCTCCACGCTACTTGTGCCATTTTCTCGCAGAAGTATGACGTATCGAAAAGGGGTCCGACCATGCGAGACTACCAACTGAGCATGCGCGGCCCGTTTTCCAGCACGCTATGCGTTTACACGATGTATTTGACCCAAGCCAGCCTGGGCTGGCGTGCACTGGCCCGGCTAGAAAGACCAAGCCGAGCTGGCATGGCTTGGCACGGTTCGGCACTAGTTATATAtaaatgttttagtttgctgtaatgttagcttttcaatgaacattagtctaaAGTTCCCTTcccgaataggagaatacgtgggaAAAAACCCGTATCTCCTGAAGCAGATGTCCTAGcgagttgattccaacatcattggaaagcttacaaggaggaggttccagatcagttatTGAATACGATGACTGGTGCTctattacaacacaattactaacttcctgtatgacatgCACTTGGCCCTGCCCTACTCTTCCATTTACACCAGGCGtcagataacttcaaagtcaccgctaagacgcccactacttgaaagctgacgtggacgtactttgaactattgattgataagtaaaacagctgtagctagcaagcttatgtagttgaggcattggttgaacctttgaacgTAAGTTTATAGCAAAACATTTCTATACTGGAACCTTTCATTCCACTAGCTAcgcccatctctgctcttcgattccttatctattaacAACAGTtcccacgtattctcctattcaggaatggactttagttgtattactgtagttctttgcagaattgtatcatagtctgatgtaagaaataaataatgacacacagacagacaagtctGTTGCACTCACATCTATAGTTTACCTTTAGCAGAATCATTTAGTTTGTAATCGTGTTTGAAGTATATGTATTgaataggcaaacagacaaatagagagacaaacagacacatgacaagacagacaaagaaacagactaacagacacacaatgagacagacagacaaacaaacagacaaacagacacatggtgagacaaacagacacacaatgagacagacagacagacaaacagacagacaaacaaacaaacagacagacaaacaaacaaacagacagacaaacaaacaaacagacagacaaacaaacagacacatgatgagacagacagacagacaaacaaacaaacagacacacaatgacagacaaacaaacaaacagacacacgatgagacagacagacaaacacatgatgatgagacagacagacaaacacacgatgatgatacagacagacagacgataagacagacagacagacacacaatgagtcagacagacagacagacggacagacagacagacaaacagtcacacaacaagacagacaaacaggcacatgacaggacaaacagacaaacagactgacacgacgagacagacagacaaacaaacagaaaacagacacacgataagacagacagacaaacagacagacaaacaaacactattACATACACAAGTAACAAAAAATTCAATAATCttttacatacacacaacatcacaaaatgATCGTCAACATTCAATGTAGTGGCcaaatcaaacaacaaaacaactaacacAGAATCTGCTACACAGTACTGTGTCCGCTCCCCAATACGTAAGACATCCAGTAAGTCACTAAGTCGTCTAATCATTTCAATGTCATCGCATCGTCTCACCTTCTGGAAGGAATCTTGATCTGTGATGTCATACACTAGCAGAGCTCCATTGCTACACAACACAGCCAATCAACGATCTCTtccacacacaaaaacacactcCACTCACCTGTCTCTGTAATAGATCGGACCGAGCGCATGAAACCGCTCCTGGCCTGCTGTATCCTACAATTAGTGAACACCCCCATACACTGACGTCACACTCAGCAACCAAGAtacgtcacacacacatacacacgacAATATCTACAGGGTCACACAACACTCACCCAAATGTTCAACGTCACTCGCTTGCCTCCTATGTTCAACTTCTTCGTTAGAAACGACGCCTAACGAACAATATAACGAAACTAGAGCCCGGATGTCGCCATTTTCAAACTCAAACGAGTCGTGGAGCGTCTCGATATCATTTATTATACTCTGGAATGTTGCGTACGCACCTGCAGAGTGCTAATATGCTTCTCGTTGAACTTATTTTCGCAATATCTGAGGACGAGCGACGTTTTGCCGACGCAGCCCTCGCCGAGGAGGACGACTTTCATCTGGTGGCTCCGACCACCTGCTCCTGTGTCGGCCATCACGGCTGACGGTTAGTGAAGGTGTTTGAACGATGAAATGTGGATCGTGGTAGATCGCACGATGACGTTTTGGGTCCCGGATGAGGATGACGACGGAATGGGTTTATCTTACTGCGGGAACAGGAAAAAGGATGTTGTGGTATATATAGATATCTATATTTAGAATAGGAaaatgtgcgtgtgtgtgtgtggtgtgtgtgtggtgtggtgtgtgtgtggtggtggtgtgtgtgtggtgtgtgtgcgcgcgcgtgtgtggtgtgtgtgtgcgtgtatgtgtgtgtgtgtgtgtgtgtgtgtgtgtgtgtgtgtgtgtgtgtgtgtgtgtggtgtgtgtgcgcgcgtgtgtgtgtggtgtgtgtgtgtgtgtgtgtggtgtgtgtgtgcgtgtatgtgtgtgtgtgtgtgtgtgtgtgtgtgtgtgtgtgtgtgtgtgcgcgcgtgtgtgtgtggtgtgtgtgtgtgtgtgtgtgtgtgtgtgtgtggtgtgtgtgtgcgcgcgcgcgcgagcgcTCGTGTGTCGCAGTTCCACCAaatttcgctcgcgcacgccgaactGATAGTCGTAGACAGCGAAGATGTCGTTGTCTTCCAGAGTTTTTTCAGGACGACGCCATTTCTTGCTGATCGAATCCGCCTCCTCTCGCGCTCGAATTCCTCTAGAACGTTAACGACGCATCACATCTCCATCAAATCTGAAATTTCTATTcctgacctcggacggtacACACGGAGCGTGTCATTTATTACTAGTGACGTTGATAAAAGTAAGAATATCCGGGTCCTTACGAAAGCGTTGCCATTCACTATGCTTGTAATTATAAAGCAAGACTACCAACTACCATCAAACACTATTGTCACTTATAGAGTAGGTGATAGAAAAGAGATGATGTTGAAACAACACAACCACTGTCTTGAGTAGGCAACAGGAAGTTTCACTACGTACAAATcactagtctcgcgtacccAGACCGTCCCGGCGCGTTATCCTTGGGTgaaaaagggtctggctacgcgaggcttgGAAAATTGTCGATTTGATACAAAACACGGACACTTTTATTCCATCATCCATCATCCACCAgcacacactgtcacagacacaTCACCATCTGCCAATAAGTTCATGTTCAACAAAGCAAACACGCGAGTGTCTGCACAATGCGAACGTTAGTCTGATGTTACCCGCAGGGTGATGGCAGTTCATCCAGGACTACAATCCACACAGTAACGCCTACGCAGACCAATGACCAAACGACCTACCACGCGCGCTAGGTTACAATGGGATcccttgttaattaattaatgtaaagcAACACATTCATTTAAATAATCCAGGAAGTCAGCAACTTCAAACAAACCTCTCCAGTTATAAAGAGCAAGCATCTGACTTACCAGCATCTGTAGACTTCACAGTGTCCGGTAGCCTCAATCTTCGCCTTCGGCTGTGTAGTAACGCGCACGATAATACACAGAGTTCACATGACCAGAAACGAAGTTGCCACTGTAAGGCAAAGATTTCGTTTCAGGTCATGTGAACCCTATGTATTATCGGTGTGCTACTCCACCagtaaggcgaagatggcctagcGTCAAGGCTGTGTCCAGAGCTGTATCTAGAACAATGTcagtagcctcggcctcccaggcCCATGTAGCGACAACTAAAATGGCTacagtgtcagtgtgtcagaCCACAATGCATCATATTACCAATTCCCACTACCTTGCATCTCTACACTTATTCTAACACAATACTAGCTACTAGCAgctaacagataaacaatcaAAGATTTGAAGTTAGAAGCAATTGTTGTTCACATTCTCCCTCGTCCAGTCACTGTTTAGCATTCCATGCAGTGAGGATGTCACCAACTTTGCGCCAATCTACAACCTTCCACCATTCCTCAACGTACGACGGCCTGTTGTTCTGATGTTTCAAATAATACGCGTGCTCCCACACGTCCAAAGCCAGAATCGGCTTCAGACCCTGAGACATCGGATTGTCTTGGTTTTCCGACGTCAGGATTCGCAGTTCGGACGAACCAGGAACTTCGACAAGCCACACCCACCCTGTACAGAAAGGCTCGTCACTACCAGCCACATGCACTGTGTACTAATTGTATGCTCAAAGTCAGTCTTGCAGCTGTTGTTTAACAGTGTGGTTTCACTTTCACAGTGTCAGGTGTGGGTATAGATAGGTCTATGTGATTTCACAGGTAGTTGGCTTGAAGCagcacgtgtgaaaccacatggacctataaCGTGACAACCGACGGATATCATGACTTCAAATATTTACTGTCATActtgagtcacgtgactagtcGATATTAATAACCTCCTGGTTTAAATAGAATGCCGGGAGAACTTGTTATTAGTCGGTACTCTAATCTGCTGTGAAGTGTGCAACGTATAGCCGTTCAACGTGCAGAGCAAGCTTACCGGATCCGAACAGACCGGTGCCGGTGTCCGTGAATTGCTTCTTGAAATCGGCAAAAGATCCAAACGTAGACTTGATTCTCTCTCCTAAGTTTCCCGAAGGCTCACGCTGTGCATTCGAGTCGCTAGGAGGACTCATGTTCTGCCAGTAGAAGGCATGATTGATAAACCTACAGCACAATTACCCATCAATCCCTTCCAACATACAGTATATAGCCCCATTTACACAACGCTATAGGACCTGGGCCCAGCCCAGTGTAACAGCAGATTGGGTACGCCCGGATATTGGGTACAACCGTACCAAATTTCGTAGGAGAATAAGTTCGGCTCTAGCAAATCTGGTACGGTCTGTCAGTGGCAGAAATCTGGTACGGCCATACTGAATATCCTAAGAAATCTGGTACGTACTGAATATCCTAAGCAGTATGGTACGCCGTACTAAATGTTCTAGGAAATCCGGTACATACTGAATATCCTAGGAAATCTTGTATGGCCGTACTGAATAGGAAACGTGGTACGTATATACAATACGTTAAATTGTTTAATCTAATTAATACACATATCCAATATGCTAAGAAGTCTGGTACATACTCAATATATTGGATTTGATACTacctaaaattttaatattttggAAATTTAGTACATCAGgtatttgtattaattactcaaatttgtaaaaatttgTATCAGGTATGCCAAATAGTTATAAACGTTTACATAAACCTCCTCTCAGCTTCCGCAGAAAAGCTGCAACTGCCAGCACGTCAGTTAGCATTTTCAAATGCAACtttttgagcatgcgcaaagatATGAAACTAGAAATTGGGCGATATCACCCAGAAGCATACAGCCAGTATACGTTCATGTTCCAGCATACGTTACCTGGCTGCTAATTTTGATTGAAACAACTCATTGATAGTAGGCTCGAGTGTCTATCCGGTCATCTCCCCAGgtggaggagaaagaccaCTCGAGTCTACGTTGATAGTCAAACTGGCAAGTTTCAGGTACATGCGGACTCACTTTCCTGGGCTGAACACACAGGTGTACAGAATATTTGGTACGCTGTACTTGTTATTCTTAGGATATTAGGTACGGCCGTACCTAATATTCGCATACCCAATTTCCTGCTACACTGGGACAAAAGCAAGCCTGAGAGTTTACAACAATTATTTGGACTGAAGTGAGCCTCAGACCCAAGGACATGGCTCACTTTCAAATACTACATCAGCTAGGACAAAATTTAGCGTTGCTCATCACTAACTAAATGTTTAGCTCGTACCCCAGACCTTGTGCGTCTATGACTTATTATCCGGAGATGAGGATACAGTACAACTTGGATTATTATGACACCAATTATTCAGACTTTTCAATACTCCAGAAAAATTTCTGTGACCAAAAGCGCGTGCATTGTACATGTGTCCCGTATAACATCAATCCTGTCAGCAGATTGACCTAATAGGGCTGCGTACTAGACATGTGTTCATTacttgattgtctgtctgactgagcCTCAAGGAAGTCATCATGTCTATCATCCAGACATTCAAATATCCAGACCATTTGACTTCCAACAAAGAAGTCCAAATAATCGAGGTTGTACCAAGTGGCACATGCGTGCGTAAAAACGCAAAATAGGGCTGGACTCTGAGCTATGGGATTGAGTTAAACCAAAGCCACATTTTTACCGGCCTCGTGTAAACTGACACATGACAGACTAGAGACCAACCCGCCGCCATTATTTCGTATTGCACGCTGCCACTTCTTCGGCACGTCGTCAATCCTCTGAATGATGTTTTCAATAGGCTTAGAGGCCAATTCGGCCGACTCTCCCTGCAAAAAGCACACACGCGCATGTACACAACAAAATGTTAGGCGACAGCCAATTGAACGACGAAACGTATCTTGTCTACCGATTTTCTCCACGCTTCGAGCGCAGCGTTTGTTTTCTTCGTGTATCCAGCGTGATGGCGGCTGTGATGAAGACGCATAGTTGCTTCATCGATGTGAGGCTCCAAGTCGGCGTACTCATAGCCAACGTCTGGCAGCAGATAGCCCTCGGCGGAATCTTTAATCTTGAGCACGTTCAGCAAAGCAGATGGTACGATTGGAAAATCAATGCCGGATGCCATATTGATGTATTTGTGTCAGGGAAAGGAACTGGCAGGGTACGCCTACACAACCAGCCCGTATGTGCACGAGACTACCGGtaccaacggaagtcaaaaggagGGAGGGGCTGGCGGCGCGAGACTACAgagtagcctcgaacttccagaccagagttcgcgcgctctctggtctggaaatgtGATTGGGGAGTTCAGAGTGATGTCATATCATTCTTATCCCCTCCTACCTGGAGTGCAACTGGAACATCTCAATGCAAATGTCATACCTCTGTACAAGCACGTGGACAGTACACCTGCATTTTACAAGTAGCCCGTATGTGCACAAGACATAACGGTTTCCAAAAAATCATACGTATGCTCTGTGCATTCCACATGCAGCTACATAGCCTGTATGTAAGTGTCCAGCTATCCATGTATGCACATAGCATATCTGAATGCATACTCAGCAACTTTTGTCATCTTGTCCACCTATGCATCTCTACTAGTACATCTATAGCTAGCAGTCCTTCTTTATTTCTCTGATTCATTCTGTACCCATTCGGCATATCCACCCAAATAGTGTGATGCCctagaaacaaaacaactatACCCACTGAATGTTCCTTGCGCTAAAAATCACGTCCTACTTGTTATAGCCAAAGGAATGAGCAAGGTTCATAGCTTTTCGACTTCGAACTCCACCCATACAGTGAAACACAAAGTTTGTATCATCTCCAGAAGGCTTTTTAGTCCCATATTTCTGCATAAATGCATCATCCGACATCTTGAGAGCATGTTCCACCTCGCCCACTAAAATTCAAAACATAAATTTCTGCTCCCTGTATCACACGCATTACCAAGAAATCTagtgcagtacagtacgtGGAATATTTATTGAATTCTGGATCTGTCCCGCTTTATATTCGTAAGGCTCTCGCACGTCAATCAGTTGAATGTCTTCCTTATTGACACGTTGTTTGAACTGAGTGTAGTTAAGGTCGTACCAAGGTCTGTCGGTAGAAAAACACTTCGAGGTCGAGAGCAATTGCAATTGCCAGAAGGGTCTAGAAGGGAAGCATAACCGACTTGAGACACTCAGTTGTCTGCCAGCGGTTAAGACGTATATAACATTACTAGCAGCTACAAAATTGAAACGCCGTAACATATTCAGGTTACCCGGATAATTGAAACCCCGTATTGCAATTCAGCTAGGTGTTGGTAATCGTTTTGCAATGGATCTGGTACAAGGTGGCGATGAATGATTACTAATTATCATAATATTGTAAGTCTACTATATAGCTATTATTTCCTActtacactgtactgtaccacatTGTCACAATGTGACATTGTGTCCATGTTTAGCTAATCTTTGCGTTGGCACAGTTACGTATATAtgcagtattaattaattaataagtttaCTAGTCATGTGTATTAATAAACGTAATTGACTGTAATATTCAAGTTAACAAAAAGACACTCTAGATCAATTTCCATAGACACATAAGTACTAGCTGGTAGAAGTCATTATGAAAAATTTGTTATGACTACTACCAGACTAGTTTGATCAGAACATTTATATGATagatatatttattaatttagtcACTAGATTGAAATTGTGTATTCTGAACAGTAGAATTTAGTGATAAAATTGTTCTGAGGACAGAcattcaaacagacagacagcagacagacagcagacagacagcagacagacagcagacagacagagagaaggacagacagacagacagacagacagagtctaTGTGTATTGATCATGAGTGATTATGCAAAGGACTCAACGTTTGCATTCAGTTTCTGATGAAAAGTatcaacagacatacagacaaacaaacagaccgactgaCCAATCACTTTACCCTAACTTTCTAAGCATGCTCGaggaaataaatttattactaatattATCTACATAAGGGTTCTGAAGACGTAATGGTACTGGAACAACTCTTGTACACATGACTAACAAATACCTTCTATTCGTCTATTTGTACAAATCATCTTCACTCAATTTGTCACTAGACGTCCTAATCCGCACACGCCACACGTGTAAACAACGTGTGCATGAACACTCATGTCATATTCGTGGAACTAGAAACAGCATACTTCACACCAGGATGACGTCATGCTTCCAGCAATCTTTACCTTCCTCTGCATCACCTAAAATTCTTTGTATCCAAGAGCCAAAAGAGGCTCCGCAAATGTCTACAACCGTTTCTTTCACAATCCCAGCCATACCCTTGATttgcatgacaacagtttCTAACCAGTAAAGCCCAACATCCGCATCAGACCACATCGGTTTAGTAGCAAAAAAAGTATCATATGACTCATTTAGCTCTCAACGAGCCACAATAACGTATACACAAGCTCTTTATCATCCTAAAATGCAAATAGTAAGGTGCAAAGGAAACAGCTGCTTGCTAGAACAAACAGTCATTAGTGCCGGTAATACACTAGAATGTTGCGGCCATACACCTAAGTCCTACATCTATCTACAAGCTATTGTTAGACCCTCTAAATTCTGTGTTCCACTACAGCAGTACGACTTTCTACTTGAAAGTTCTTCTGTCGTCTCAATTCCCGATGGAACACTCTGTGCTTCTTCTCCACCTTCTCCGACTCCAATGTCTCTGCCGTCACTTGAAAATAACGCTTCACGAGAGGCAAAACGTCCGTCGTCGTACACAAATCGCCTCGTCGACTGAGCATTCTCTCCTCCAACGCCTGTTGATACGTCTTACCAAAGAGATAATCATATCTCTGCAACATGTCCTTCTTCTCCTCGTCGGTAAAGTAGTCGGCCGGTAGCAGAAACGGGTCGTCGAAAACGGCGCCTTTCATTGGACTCGTACGCAAGTTTTTCAGGTCGTACGCGTAGAGAACGAGTCGGTCTCGGAGTGGAAATCGCTCAGCGACAGGAGCGGCGACCTCGAACGTCCACGAGTTGACGTAGGGATTGAAGTAGGGACAGTCGTCGGCGTCTTCGTCGCACACACGTCGCCTGTTCGGGATGCACCTGAACATGATGCTCGTACTTGTCGTGTTTCACGCTAATTGTTCACAATGTAAGAATGGAGAGGCTCCTAACCGCGTGACAAATTGTCGAGAAGATGGAAAGTGCTGGACAAGTCCGTCTGCTCACCGAAACCGACGAAATACACCGTCAAACAGTAACCTGAAGCGCTCAACTACCTTCAGCGGTAGTTTTAGTCTCTATCAAGAGTCAGACGGACACCAATTCAGCTAAATATGAACTAATGATGGGAGGGGCTACACTTACCGCGAAGTTTGCGTAACGAACTAACCAGTTCGGTGCAAATAGTGTCTCGCAGAAGCCCGCCAAACGCCGCCAACGTCTCAAACTGTTTCGACCGCAACGGTTTCCTCTCGATCATCCGTGAGAGTGTATGATCTAATCCGGTCACGCGATATcaatatccgggatattcaATCTTAATTCGATTACGCCAATAGAAAGAGAGCAACGCGGTGCGACAACCGGTCAGTCAACGTGACCGACAGCAATAAACATGGAAGACACTCTGTGATACGCTTCACAAACTTCACGCATTTCGAACCAAGAGTAAATTTCATCTAGTCGTCTCTTCTAATCTAATTAGACCGGAACCAGCCCAGATGGTCCAAGTTCAACCCACAGCTGCATGACCACACGCCATTTCCGTTCGACGGT is a genomic window of Corticium candelabrum chromosome 11, ooCorCand1.1, whole genome shotgun sequence containing:
- the LOC134187412 gene encoding superoxide dismutase [Mn/Fe] 1-like — translated: MASGIDFPIVPSALLNVLKIKDSAEGYLLPDVGYEYADLEPHIDEATMRLHHSRHHAGYTKKTNAALEAWRKSGESAELASKPIENIIQRIDDVPKKWQRAIRNNGGGFINHAFYWQNMSPPSDSNAQREPSGNLGERIKSTFGSFADFKKQFTDTGTGLFGSGWVWLVEVPGSSELRILTSENQDNPMSQGLKPILALDVWEHAYYLKHQNNRPSYVEEWWKVVDWRKVGDILTAWNAKQ
- the LOC134186330 gene encoding thiosulfate sulfurtransferase/rhodanese-like domain-containing protein 3, whose protein sequence is MLRRFNFVAASNVIYVLTAGRQLSVSSRLCFPSRPFWQLQLLSTSKCFSTDRPWYDLNYTQFKQRVNKEDIQLIDVREPYEYKAGQIQNSINIPLGEVEHALKMSDDAFMQKYGTKKPSGDDTNFVFHCMGGVRSRKAMNLAHSFGYNKASHYLGGYAEWVQNESEK